Sequence from the bacterium genome:
GTTGCCTCCGCGGAGTTGGTGTTGGTGTCGAGCGGTCCGGGAGAAGTCTCGAACTGGGCCGTGCCAATGGCCCGGGACGCGGCGGCGTGGGCGGAGGAACGCGGCGTGCCGCTCGTCCTCTCGTTGGTCCTGCCGCCGTGCCAGTTCGCGAGCGGGCAGGAAATTCCGTACGCGCGCCGTCAGGGGCCGTTCGCGCGGATCCTCGGGCCGCGGGCGTGTTTGGCGGTAGTCGCCGGGATCCGGCGGCTGCCGGTCTCCGGTCCCGGGTGCGTGCTCCATCTAGGCGGCGACCTCTGGTACACCACCACCCTGGCGGGTCGTCTCGGGTTTCCCGCATTTGCGTATGTGGAGACCGCGCTCGTGCGCAGGCGTGCCCACCGGTTCCAGCGCATCTTCCTGCCGTCTCAGGACCTCGCCGACGCGCTGGCAGCCGTGCGCGTGCCGCGCGACCGGATGGCCGTCGTGGGCGATCTCCGCGTGGATCACCTCGCGTCGTACCGCGATCTTGCCAATGCGTCCCGGCGCGGGGCCCGCGTGGCGCTGCTGCCGGGAAGTCGGGGCTGGATCGTGGAAGGCATGCTGCCGTTTCTGCTGGAGACTGCGTCGGCGATGCGTGCGGAGCGAGGGCAGATCCGCTTCTCCGTGATCGCCTCGCCGTTTCTCGCACCGGACGCGCTCGCGCGGATGTTGGCGCCGCATCGCGCGCGTCTGGCTGCGCTCGAGATTGACGTGGTCCAGGATGACCGCCTGCGCGCCCTCGCCGGATGCGAGCTGGCGATCACGGTGCCGGGTACGAACACCGTGGAGCTCGCGATCCTCGGCGTGCCGATGCTCGTCGTATTGCCGCTCGACCGCCCGGGCCGCATTCGCACCGAGGGCATGAGCGAGTGGATCAGCCGGCTCCCGGGGCTCGGCACCGCGGTCAAGACGGCGATGGCCTGGCGGTTTGCGCGCCGGCATCAGTTCGTCGCGTGGCCGAACCGCGAAGCCGGCCGTGAGGTCGTGCCGGAGCTGGTCGGTCACATCGCTCCCGCGGACGTGTCGTGTCGGGCGCTGGAACTGCTCGCGGACGGCACGTGTCTCGACCGCACCGCCGGCGAGTTGCGCGGCCTGTACGCGACCCCCCCCGGGGTCGCGCGACGCATGCTCGAGGAGATGGCGCCCTTTCTCTCCCTGACCCCGGGCCGGCGCGCCGCGCTCGCGTGAAGCGGCTGCTCGTCGTCAGCAACGGCTACGGGGAGGACGTCGAGGTGGCGCAGGTGATTGGAGCGCTCCCGTCCGGCGCCGTTGAGGTGTTCGCATACCCGCTCGTCGGCCTCGGGCACGCCTACCCCGCCGGCGTCACGCTGCTCGATCCCCGCCGCGAGTTCCCGAGCGGCGGGTTCGGCGCCCGGGTGGGACCGGCGGCGCTGTGGGGGGATCTCCGCCGAGGGTGGCTGCGATTCTGGCGGGCGCAGCGGCGGACGCTGCGGGCGCAGCGCGGCCGAGCGGCCCTCACCGTGGCTGCCGGGGACGTGTACTGCCTGTGGATGGCCGCCGCGGCCGGCGGTCCGGTCGTGCACCTCGCGCTGCCTCGGTCCGAGTACATCGGTCCGCACTCGCCGCTCGAGTTGTGGGTGATGCGGCGAGCCGCCTCGCGCGTGTTCACGCGGGATGACGTGACCGCCGCGGCGTTGCGGCGGCGCGGGATCCCCGCGGAGTACCGCGGCTTTACGCTGATGGACACGCTCGCTCCAACCGGGGAGACGTTTGGGATCCCCTCCGGCCGGTCCGTGCTCACGCTCTTGCCCGGCAGTAAGCCGGCGGCGTTCGACAACCTGCTCCTGCTGCTGCGTGCGGCGGAACTGGTCTCGCCGGGGGGCGGCGAACGCCCGGCCGTGCTCGTGGCGTGGCCTCCCAACCTGTCGCGCGACCAGCTCCGGCGCGCCATGGAGACCGCGGGCGCGCACTGGGACGACTCCGATCGGTTCCGGTGCCGCGGGCTCGACGTGCGGGTCACGAGCGACCGGTTCGCCGACGCGCTCGCACGTGCGACGGTCGTGTTGGGCATGGCCGGCGCCGCGCACGAGCAGGCGGCCGGGCTCGGCAAACCCGTGGTGGCATTCCCGGGCACGGGACCGCAGGTCACGCGGCGGTTTCTCCGGGAGCAGCAGCGGTTGCTGGGAGACGCGCTCGTGGTCGCCGGAACGCCTGAGGAGGGAGCCGCCGAGACGTCGGCGCTGCTGCGCGACGCCAGGGAGCGAGAGCGGCGCGGCCGCGTTGGCCGGGAGCGCCAGGGCGGCCCGGGCGGGTCGTCGGCGATCGCGCAATATCTTCTCGAGAGACTGGGCGCGTGACGGTCCTCCGGCGGAGCGCGTCGTGAGGGACGCCGGGCCCTCCGAGGCCGGGCGTCCCGAGCCGACCGGGGGGCGCGACCGGCTGTGGACCGCGGTCCTCCTCGCCGGCGCTGCCGTCCTGACGTTCTACCGGCTCGGCGCCGGATCGCTGTGGGACCAGGACGAGACGAAATACGCGCAGGTCGCCCGGGAAATCCTCGAGCGGGGCGACTGGGTGACGTTGTACGTGAACCATGTTCCGTGGTACGTGCACCCGCCGTTCTATATGTGGTTGACCGCGCTCACGGGCAGCGCCTTCGGCTTCAGCGAGCTCACCGTGCGGTTCTGGTCCGGCGTCTTCAGCGTCGTCGCCGTGTATGCCACGGTCTTGATCGGACGCGACCTGTTCGGCCCTCGGGTCGGCTGGCTCGCCGGTGCGGTGTTCGCGGTCACGTTTCATTTCCTCGTGCAATCGCGCCTCGCGGTCTTCGACACCGTGTTGCTCGCGTGGATGCTGCTCGGCGTGCACGCGTTCCTTCGGGCGTACCAGCACGGCCGGCGCGCGGACTGGCTGCGCTTCTTCCTGTACTGCGGGCTCGCCACCTTGACCAAGGGGCCGATCGGTCTGATCCTGCCCGGGCTGGTCGCGGCCGCGTTCGTCACGGTTCGAGGCGCCTGGCACCGGTGGCGCGAGGTGCCCTGGGCGGCCGGGATCGCGGTGTACGTCGCCGTCGGGCTGTCGTGGTACGGTGCCGAGACGTGGCTTCACGGCCGGGCGTTCGTGTCGACCGTGTTCGGGTACTACGGCGTCGGGCGGTTCTTCGGGGTCGTGGAGAACCAGGCCGGCCCGTGGTACTACTACGTGCCGATCCTGGTGCTCGGCGCGTTCCCCTGGACGGCGTTCTGGCCGGCGGCGGCGGCGTTTCACGGGCGCCGGCTGCGCGACGACGGGAGCCTGTTCGTCGCGCTGTGGTGCGTGCTCACGTTTGCGTTCTACACGGCGGCGGGGACGAAGCTGCCGAACTACGTCCTGCCGATCTATCCGCTGGCGGCGGTCGGGGTGGCCGCGTGGTGGGAGGCGTTCTTGCCGGTGCGGCGGCTGGGGTGGGAGGGCTGGATGTCCCTGGCGCTCCTCGTCGTGCTGCTGGGCGCGCTGTGCTGGGGGATCGGCGGCTACCTCGCCCAGCTCTATCCCGCGCGGTTTCACGCGCTGGGTCACCTGCTCGTCGCGCCGGCGGTGGCGCTCGCGGCCGGGGTCGCGCTGGTGCTGGTGCTGACGGTGACGGGGGCCCGGCTTGCCGCGCTGCTCGCGATGTGCGCGGCGATGGCCGTCACGTGGCTCAGCGTCGTGACGTGGGTGGTGCCGGTGGTCGAGGCGGAGAAGCCGATGAAGCCGCTCGCGCTCGAGATTCGTGCGGCGCTTCGCCCCGGCGATCGGATCATCGGGTACCGGTTCGACATCTACTCGTCGCTCATCTACTACACCGACCACCATGTCGACTGGATCGACGATCCGAGGGCCCTGCGTGCGGCCGTATGCGCGCCCGGCCGGGTGTTTGTCGTGAGCCACCTGGACGAGCTGGCGCGGGTGCGGCTGCCCGCGGTCGTCTCGAGGTACGCGGTGCGGGGGGACGTCGTGGCCGTGGTGAAACCGGCGGAGGCGCACTGCACGCCGTAGCGGGGCGGATCGGCGGGGCGCTACGGAATCGGGTCTGGGCCCGATCACGTGCCGGCGCGTCGGATGGTACCGTGAGGATGGTGCCCGTTGGGACGGCCGAGTCTAGATGACGGCGAGGTGGAGTCACGATGCCGGTGCTCACGGATCAGGTCCGCGCTCAGGTGTCCAAGGTGTTCTCCGAACGGCTCGACGCCCCCGTGACGCTCCAGTTGTTTACACAGCGGGCTTCGCCGCTCGGTGCGCCTGCGCTCCCGTGTGAGACGTGTCAGGATACCGAGGCGCTCCTGCGTGAGGTCGCGGCGCTGTCAGCGCACATTACGCTCGCCGTTCGAGACTTCGTCGCGGACGAGAGTGTCGCCCTGCGCCTCGGGGTCGATCGAATCCCCGCCATGGTGTTCCAGGGTCGCAACAAGGGCGTGATGCGGTACTTCGGGGTGCCGGCCGGATACGAGTTCAGCGTGCTTGTCGAAGGCCTGATCGACGCCGCGCGTGGCGAAACCGCCCTGAGCGCGGCCACCCGTGAACGGGTGGCCGCCCTCGCGTCGCCGATCCAGATCCGCGTGCTCGTGACCCCGACCTGACCGTATTGTCCCCGTGCGGCCAGGTTGGCCCACGCACTCGCGGTCGAAAGCCCGCACGTGACGGCGGATGTGATCGAGGTCGCGGAGTTTCCCGAGCTCGCACAGCGGTACCACGTCCAGGGTGTTCCGAAGACCATCATCAACGAGCAGGTCTCGGTCGATGGCGCCGTCCCGGAGTCGCGCCTGCTGGCGCTGGTCCTCGACGCGGTCGGACGCGGACATGCGCCCTAGCCCCCGGCGCCCCCGCGCGGCGGCGAGGAGCGGGCGTGTGCGGATGGCGGATGGGCTGAGGAGGGTGCGGGGATGTTGACGACGTACGGATTTGGGACGCGGGTGTCGCTCCCCTACGATCAGGCGATCGAGCGCACGCGTGCGCTGCTCAAAGCGGAAGGGTTCGGCGTGCTCACGGAGATCGATGTTCAGAAGACAATGAAGGAGAAGCTCGGCGTGGAGTTCCGTCGGTACGTCATTATCGGCGCGTGCAATCCGCCGCTCGCGCACCGGGCGCTCGAGGCCGAGTTGGAGATCGGTCTGCTGCTCCCCTGCAACGTCATCGTGTACGAGGCCGATGGCGGGAGCGTGGTGTCCGTCATGGATCCCAACGCGGCACTCGGTATGGTAGGCAACGACGCCGTCCGCCCGATCGCGCAGGAGGCGCGGGCTCGCCTGGAGCGGGTCGTCTCGCGACTGCGGGAGGCCTGAGCCCCGCGTCGGGCGAGGTGAAACCAGGGGGGTAACGCGAGGGCCATGTATCGCCGTATTCTGATTCCCACCGACGGGAGCGCGTGTAGCCAACTCGCGCTCGAGCACGCACTTGGGCTCGCCAAGGAACAGCAGGCCGAGGTCAGGATCGTCCACGTGCTCGACCTGCAGCCGCTGTACACCTCCGAGGCCCTGGACGTCGAACCGATCGTCGACGCGTGGCGGCGCTCCGCGGAGGCGGTGGTCACCGAGGCCGCCGCGGCCGCCGCACGGTCCGGCGTCCACGCGGAACACGCCGTGCTTGAGGCGCTGGGCCACCGCGTGGCGGACGTCATCGTCGACGAGAGCAAGCGCTGGCAGGCCGACCTGATCGTGATCGGAACGCACGGCCGGCGCGGACTTCACCATGTCCTGCTTGGGAGCGTGGCGGAGGGGGTCGTGCGGACCACGACCGTGCCCGTGCTGCTGATCCGTGGCAGGTGACGCGCGGGACGGTACGCCCGCGGTCGATGCCGCGGCGTCGACGCGCGTGCCCAGCGGCCTGACCACCCAGGAGGCCGAGGAGCGCCTCCGCCGGTTCGGCCCGAACGCCATCCGTGAAGAAACGCCGCCGGCTTGGCGGGCGCTGCTCGGGAAGTTTTGGGCGCCGGTGCCCTGGATGCTCGAAGGCACGATCGTGCTCGAACTGCTGCTTCGGAAGCCGTTCGAAGCGGTGGTGTTCGCGCTCCTGCTGGCGTTCAACGGGATCCTCGGCTTTGCCCAGGAGCACCGTGCCGAGCGCGCGCTCCGGCTCCTGCGGGAGCGGCTCGCGGTCCAGGCCCGGGTGCGCCGCGACGGGCGGTGGGACCGGTTGCCCGCAGCCGTGCTGGTTCCCGGCGACGTCGTGCACGTGCGCGCCGGCGACTTCGTGCCGGCGGACCTGCGCTTGGTCGACGGCCATCTCGGCATCGACCAGTCGGCGCTCACGGGCGAGGCCCTCCCGATCGAGGCGGAGGCCGGCGCCACCGCGTTCGTCGGCTCGGTGGTGAAGGACGGCGAGGCGACCGGGGAAGTCACGGCGACGGGTGCCGGGACGGCGTACGGCAAGACCGCGGAGCTCGTCCGCACGGCTGTCGCGCCGGGGCATCTGGCAACGCTGGTCGCGGGCATCGTGCGCTACCTTGTCGTGTTCGATCTCCTGCTGGTCGCGGCCCTGATCGCCTACGCGGTGGCCGCGCGGCTACCCATGACCGATGTGCTTCCGTTCGGCGCCATCATTCTGATTGCCGCCATCCCGGTGGCGCTCCCAGCGACGTTTACGCTCGCGACGGTGCTCGGGGCGATGGAGCTCGCCGGTCGCGGCGTGCTGGTCGCACGGCTGTCGGCGATCGAAGAAGCCGCCGAGATGGACGTGCTCTGCGCGGACAAGACGGGGACGCTCACCCAGAACCGCTCCGCTATCGCCGCGCTTGCGCCGACCCCGCCGTACACGGAAGCCGAGCTCCTCGGGTGGGCTGCCCTTGCCTGCGACGAAGCGACGCAGGACCCCATCGACCAGGCGATCCTCACCGCCGCCCGGGCGCGGCAGGTGCCGTTGCCGTTCACGGGGCGGGTGCGGTTTGTTCCGTTCGACCCCGCGACGAAACGGTCCGGAGTGATCTTTCACGACGGGGACGTTGCTCGACAGGTGGTGAAAGGCGCGGTCCAGGTCGTCGTGCCGGAAGGCGCGCCGGACCGCGCCTGGGCGGCCGAACGCCGGGACGCGCTCGCGGCCGGCGGGGCCCGCGTGCTCGCGGTGGCGGCGGGCCGACCCGACGCCCTGGCGCTCGTCGGGCTCGTTGCGCTGCATGATCCTCCGCGCGACGACTCCAAGACGCTCGTGCGGCGTCTCCGTGATCTCGGGATCCGTGTTGTCATGGTCACGGGAGACGGGCTCGCCACCGCGGCGGCCGTCGCGGCGCAGGTCGGCATCGGGCCGCGCGCGGCTCCCGCGGGGATGCTCGACCAGGTGCAGGATCCTGAGGCGGCGCGCTACGACATCTTCGCCCGGGTGTTGCCCGAGGGCAAGTTCAACCTCGTCAGCGCGTTGCAGCGCGACGGCCATCGCGTCGGCATGACGGGCGACGGCGTCAACGACGCCCCTGCGTTGCGGCAGGCCGAGGTCGGCATCGCCGTCGCCACCGCCACTGACGTCGCCAAGGCCGCCGCCGGCCTCGTGCTGACACGCTCGGGCCTGGTGAACATCGTGACGGCGGTGGAGGTGAGCCGGCGGATCCACCAGCGCATGCTCACGTACACGCTCAACAAGATCGTGAAGACGTTCGAGTTGTCGCTCTTGCTGACGTTGGGCCTCATCGTCGGCGGCATCTTCGTCACGACGCCGCTGTTGATCGTTCTGCTACTGTTCGCGAACGACTTCGTGACCATGTCCGTCGCGACGGATCTGGCCCGGGCTGCGCCCGCGCCCGACCGCTGGGACGTGCGCGCGCTCGTTCTTGCCGCGCTCGGTGTGGCGGGCGTGCTGCTGGCGTTTTCGAGCGGCGTCGTGTGGGCCGGCTGGCGGGTGTGGCACCTGCCGCTCTCCACGTTGCAGACCGTGGTGTTTCTCTGGCTGGTGGTGGGGATGCAGGCGACCGTCTACCCCGTGCGGGAGCGAGGGCGGTGGTGGGGCTCCCGGCCGGGCCGCTGGCTTGTCGTGAGCACCGTCGGGGACCTGGCGGCCGTGAGCCTGCTGGCAACCCGGGGCTGGCTGATGGCGCCTGTCGGCCCCGGAGTCATCGGCGCGCTCCTCGTCGTGGGGGCCGTGTACATGGTGGTTGCCGATCTCGTGAAAGTGCCGGTGTTTCGAGCCTGCGGGCTGCGCTGAGGGCGCACGGGCCATCGGAGGCGTCCGCACGGCGGGTAGCGCGCCTTCATCCCCAGAGGAGTCCGACCGGGGCGAGTGGTAGTCATCCGCAACGACGTGCGCCCGTGCGGCGACGACGCGGCATCTGGGTGGAGGCACACCAGAATGGTCTCGACCGACACGCACGAGCGGCGTCACACTCGGAAATGTTTCTGGAGCCGGGCGTCCCAGGCGGCGTTCGTCGCGTTCTTGCTGCTGGGCACCGCGACCACCGTCCTCGGCGCCGGGACGGTCCCACCGGTCGGCTACGACGGGGCGACGCACACCGTGTCCTTGAGCCTTACCGCGGCACAGGCAGACGCATACAACTTCAACGGTTACGCCGGCGGTGCGCTGGTCGTGAAGGTGCCGACGGGAAGCACGGTGCAGGTGACGATGCGGAACGTCGCGGCGGACGTTTCGCACAGCGTGCTCGTGGCACCCTGGGACCAGCGCACCAAAGGGAGCGGGTTCACGCCGGCATTTCCCGGTGCGGCGCCCGCCGACTTCGAGACGGGGATCACGTCGCACGACCCTCCGCTGCACTTCACCTTTTCCGCCCGCAGCGCCGGGACATATGCCCTTCTCTGCGGCGTGCCGGGGCATGCCCTGATCGGCATGTGGGACGAACTCGACGTTGTGGACGGACTGAGCGCGCCGTCCGCGACGACCAAGTGAGGCGCGTGGGCACGCGCGACGCGGACATCGAAGAGGAGGGGGCTGAGATGGACCGTGAACCTGCTGCTGGACCGGGTACAGAGTGGAACGGTGGACTGTCCCGCCGGGCGTTGCTCTATCGATCGGGGACGATCGCTGGGGTGGTCGCGTTTGCTGGAGCGTGGCCGTTGGTCCGCGACGCGTTGGCGCAGGAGCCAGCAATCCCCGGGGTCGCCGCGGGGATGAAAGTGATTAGCCGGTCACCGATCAACCTGGAAACGCCGATCCCGCCGCTGCGGACATGGATCACGCCCAACGACTGGTTCTTCGTCCGCTTGCACTTGCCAGGGTACGCGCAGCTCAACCGGGAGACGTGGCAGATGACAATAGACGGAGCAGTCGGACAACCCCTCCGTCTCGCGTGGGCCGACATGCAGCGGTTTACACATGTCGAGCTCACCGCATGGGTCCAGTGCGCGGGCAACCGGCGCGGACACTTCCAGCCCAAGGCCGCGGGCGGGCAGTGGGATCGCGGGGCCGTCGGGAACGCCCGATGGTCCGGCGTACGCCTGCGTGACGTGCTGCTGTCGGCCAACCCCACGGTGAAAGCGCATCATGTGGCGTTTGAGGGGAGCGATCCCAACGGTGCCGCTCCACCGTACGTCCGCAGCATCCCGATCGAGAAGGCCCTCGACCCCAACACGTTGCTGGTCTTCGAGATGAATGGCCAGCCGTTGCCGACCCTCCACGGATTCCCGGTTCGCGCGCTCGTGCCGGGATGGGTCGGATCGGCCAACGTGAAGTGGATCCGAGCGATTCACCTGGTGGAGGAGGAGTGGAACGGACCGTATATGAAGGACCTCTACCGGATCAATCCGGTCCCCATGAACCCGACCGACAAAACCTTCAGCTTCTCCCAGGACTTCGTTCCCACCACGGTGTTCCCGGTGAACTCATTCTTTACATCGCCCGTCACGGGCGACACGCTCCCAGCGGGCTCCGTGACCCTTGCTGGGGTCGCCTACGCGGGGGAGACTGGAATCGCGAAGATCGAGGTCTCCGTGGACGGCGGGGCGTGGCGGCCGGCGCGGATCACGACGCCTGGGTCCGCGTACGCATGGTATCAGTGGGAGTTGGTGGAGACGCTTGCCCGCGGACGGCACGAGATCGCCGCACGCGCGACCGACTGGCGGGGCCGCACCCAGCCGCGTGAGGGATTGTGGAACCCTCAAGGGTACTTCTATAATGCCTGGGACGTGCTCGCGTTGACCGCCTCCTAGTCGTGCCCATCGGGCGGCGCCGTTCCGCGTCGAACCTTCTGCATCTCGCATTGGGAGGCAGACGGATCGCGGCACCCACTCCGCTCGGCGTGCCACTCTGGCCAGGGCGTGGGCGAGGTCGCGGCCATGGGGCTCACGTTGATCGTCGTGGCTCTTCGTTCTGGGGTACCGGTCTTTCGGAACACCGTGCCGTCGGCTCCCGCGGGCTGCCCTGAGCGGAAGGTGTTTTGCCGGTCGCGTCCGTTGTGGTAGGCTTCGAGGGACGGCGAACACGGGGGACAGTTCGGGCATGAGGATCCTGGTCACGGGTGGGGCGGGGTTTATCGGGTCGACACTGAGCGAGCGGTTGCTCGCGCTCGGGCACGAGGTGACGTGCCTGGACATCTTCGACTCGCACTACGATCCGGCGATCAAGCGGCACAACCTGGCGGGCGCGGCGCGGTCGCCGCGCTTTCGGCTGGTGGAGGGCGACATCGGGGACGCCGCGCTGATCGACCGGCTCTTGCTCGAGCAGGTGGATAGCGTGGTGCACCTGGCGGCCCGGCCGGGGGTGCGTCCCTCGATTGCGGATCCCGCCGCGTACGAGCGCGTCAACGTGCTCGGCACGATCACGCTGCTCGAGGCGTGTCGGCGCCACCCGGTGCGTCACGTCGTGTTCGCCTCGTCGTCGTCGGTCTATGGCCTCTCGCGCGACATCCCGTTTCACGAGGAGACGAGCCGGCTGCTCCCGGCATCGCCGTACGGCGTCACGAAGCTGGCGGGCGAGTACTTCTGCCGTGCATACCAGCACCTCCATACGATCCCGATCACATGCCTGCGGTTTTTCACGGTGTACGGCCCCCGGCAGCGCCCCGACATGGCGATCCACCGCTTCGTGCGCCTGATCGACGAAGGGAAGCCGATCCCGGTATACGGGGACGGCACCGCGCGGCGAGACTTTACGTACATCGACGACGTCGTGGACGGGGTGGTGCGGGCGATCGAGCGCCCGCAGAGGTTCAAGATCTACAATCTGGGGACCCACGACACCGTGATGTTGCGCGATCTCGTCGCGGTGATCGAGCGCGCCCTCGGCAAGACGGCCGCGATTTCGCGGCAGCCCGATCAGCCGGGAGATGTCCCGATCACCTACGCGGACGTGAGCGCGGCCGGACGCGACCTGGGGTACGCACCGTCCACGCACATCGAGGCGGGCGTCGCGCGGTTCGTGGAGTGGTTCCGGGCGTCGCGGGCGGCCCTCGCCTCACCGGACAGTTCGGCCGGCAGCACGTAGTCGGGCGCACACGCATTCCGGCGCGCCGCGCATGACGACGGAGCACGCGCACAATGAACAACCGCTGGGTGGCGGACAGCTCTCGCCCGTCGTGCGCGTCGGGGACACCATCCGACGTCCGACGGGTCCGTGGACGCCCGCCGTCCACGCGCTCCTCGCGCACCTCGAGCAGGCGGGCTACCCCGGGGCGCCGCGGGCCCTCGGGACCGATGACCAGGAGCGCGAGATTTTGTCGTTCGTCCCCGGCGAGGTGCCCGCTCCGGACAACCCGCCGCCGTATGTCTGGGCGGAGTCCGCGTTGACGGGGGCGGCGCGGTTGCTGCGACAGTACCACGACGTCGTTGCCGATTTCGTCCCTCCCCGCGGCGCCGTGTGGCAGACGGACGACGCGTCAGGACAGGAGCGCGAGATCATCTGTCACAACGACGTGGCGCCGTGGAACACCGGGTTCCTGGACGGGGTCCCGAGCGCGTTCATCGACTGGGACTTGGCCGGACCGGGCCGGCGGCTGTGGGACGTCGTGTACGCGCTGTGGCATTTCGTTCCGCTGTACGCCGAAGAGAAGTGCGCCCGCCTGGGATGCGATCCTTCCCTGGACGAGCGCGCCCGGCGCGCCCGCAGCTTTTGCGACGCGTACCGGCTTCCCGACGGTGCGGTGGTGATCGACGCGGTGCTCGAGCGACAGTGGCGCGCCCGCGAGCGCATCCGCACGCGGGCCGAGCGCGGGGACCCGGCGTTCGTCGGGTTGTGGCGCCGAGGCGTCGGGACGGGTATACTCCACGACCTCGCGTTCGTGAGACGCAACGCGGTGACGCTGGCCCGCTATGTGAGCCACACCGGCGGCCGGTAGCGACCCCCTCCGTCAGCCGGCGAACGGACTAGCGAGCCGCGGCCGTTCCGCCGGACACCGCACGTCCCGAGACCCCGCACCCGGCCATGAGCGCGACGGCGGCGGAGTCGCCGGTCGCCGTCGTTCCGCTCCACACCGAGTCCGCCCAGTTCCTGAAGTCCCCCAACGTATCGCCCTGGCGGTCGAGACATTGGAACGTTGACAGTGTGACCTGAGTGTTGATGCTGCCGCTCTGGGCCGCGTGTGCGAACAGCGAGACGGTGTCGTAGACGCCCGCGGCATACCCGTTTCGGAACGTGTCGTTGTCGCGCCGGACGTCTGAGATCCCCTCGAAGTACGCGCCCGGCGACGCGACGGCCGCCACGGCGGACCCGACAAGAAAGGATAGCACGCATCCTGCGATCATCTTCCGCATGATCATCCCCCCGCAACCGCGTCTGCCCGACCATTGTGCCCACATCCAGAGCGAGGCAGACGCCGGGTCCGGCGCCGCCGAGGGGGTGTTCGCGCTCCTCACCCTAAACTCGGATCGCCAATGCGAGGGAATCGACGCCAGCGTTTAGGCGCTCCATGCGTACCCGGTCACGCCCAACAGCGCCTGCTTCATTCCTTTGCCCGGCGCTCCCGCTGGAACCGGGTCAAGGCGTCCTGTTGCCGCGCCGTGTACGATGGCAACGGTACCCTCCGATGCTCCTTGCTCCGCAACACTCGGAGCGCGCGCTTCACCTCCTCCGGCGTCGCGGTGTAGCCGTAGCGTTTCAGGAATCCTCGCGTGTTGTCGACCACGTTCTCCACCGTAGGGATCATCGCCAGCGGGATCGCTTCCTCGATCTGCGTGCGCGTCGCCGTTCTGAGCCTTCCCATCCCCGCCCCCTTCCGAAGCAGAAATGTTCGGGACTTCAAACGCGCTGCGTCCCCCCGCGCCGTCCGCGTTCGCTGCGCGGGGGGGACGGACTGCGTCTCCCGGAGTCAGTATAACCCGGCGACGAGGACGCGATGTTCCGATGACGAGCGTCAGGCCGGGAAGGTCGCGTCCGCATGTCTCTGGAACCGCGGCATGACGTCCCTCGCCAGCAGTTCCATCGAGCGACGCCAGAGTCGCGGGCGGTCCCAATCGTGGCCGGTCATCAGCAGGGTGCCGAAGTGACCGGTCTCATCGCGCAGCGCGACCAATTGGTCGAGCACGCGGCCCGGCGTCCCGGAGATGACCTGCGAGCGCTTGATCACGTCGACGGTCGCCGCCTCGTCGGGCATCTCGGGATCTGGTTTGATCATGAACAGGGCCTTGCGCCCCACGGCGAAGCTGTGCCGGAAGAAGGCGTAGTAGTAGGAGAGGCCGTTGGTCGGGTCCGCGAGGTAGTCTTCGGCCTCCGCGTCCGTCTCGGTGACGAGCACGCAGCGCGAGACGCGCCAGACGGTTGGGTCGGGCCGCGCTCCCACCCGTTCGCGCCCTTCCGCGTAGCGTTCCCAGTGGCCGC
This genomic interval carries:
- a CDS encoding sulfocyanin-like copper-binding protein; amino-acid sequence: MVSTDTHERRHTRKCFWSRASQAAFVAFLLLGTATTVLGAGTVPPVGYDGATHTVSLSLTAAQADAYNFNGYAGGALVVKVPTGSTVQVTMRNVAADVSHSVLVAPWDQRTKGSGFTPAFPGAAPADFETGITSHDPPLHFTFSARSAGTYALLCGVPGHALIGMWDELDVVDGLSAPSATTK
- a CDS encoding sulfite oxidase — its product is MDREPAAGPGTEWNGGLSRRALLYRSGTIAGVVAFAGAWPLVRDALAQEPAIPGVAAGMKVISRSPINLETPIPPLRTWITPNDWFFVRLHLPGYAQLNRETWQMTIDGAVGQPLRLAWADMQRFTHVELTAWVQCAGNRRGHFQPKAAGGQWDRGAVGNARWSGVRLRDVLLSANPTVKAHHVAFEGSDPNGAAPPYVRSIPIEKALDPNTLLVFEMNGQPLPTLHGFPVRALVPGWVGSANVKWIRAIHLVEEEWNGPYMKDLYRINPVPMNPTDKTFSFSQDFVPTTVFPVNSFFTSPVTGDTLPAGSVTLAGVAYAGETGIAKIEVSVDGGAWRPARITTPGSAYAWYQWELVETLARGRHEIAARATDWRGRTQPREGLWNPQGYFYNAWDVLALTAS
- a CDS encoding NAD-dependent epimerase/dehydratase family protein produces the protein MRILVTGGAGFIGSTLSERLLALGHEVTCLDIFDSHYDPAIKRHNLAGAARSPRFRLVEGDIGDAALIDRLLLEQVDSVVHLAARPGVRPSIADPAAYERVNVLGTITLLEACRRHPVRHVVFASSSSVYGLSRDIPFHEETSRLLPASPYGVTKLAGEYFCRAYQHLHTIPITCLRFFTVYGPRQRPDMAIHRFVRLIDEGKPIPVYGDGTARRDFTYIDDVVDGVVRAIERPQRFKIYNLGTHDTVMLRDLVAVIERALGKTAAISRQPDQPGDVPITYADVSAAGRDLGYAPSTHIEAGVARFVEWFRASRAALASPDSSAGST
- a CDS encoding aminoglycoside phosphotransferase family protein — its product is MTTEHAHNEQPLGGGQLSPVVRVGDTIRRPTGPWTPAVHALLAHLEQAGYPGAPRALGTDDQEREILSFVPGEVPAPDNPPPYVWAESALTGAARLLRQYHDVVADFVPPRGAVWQTDDASGQEREIICHNDVAPWNTGFLDGVPSAFIDWDLAGPGRRLWDVVYALWHFVPLYAEEKCARLGCDPSLDERARRARSFCDAYRLPDGAVVIDAVLERQWRARERIRTRAERGDPAFVGLWRRGVGTGILHDLAFVRRNAVTLARYVSHTGGR